In the genome of Pungitius pungitius chromosome 5, fPunPun2.1, whole genome shotgun sequence, the window CACTGAAACCAGCCTGTAATCGTAATTATTCATATCCTAATATGATGGAAAGTGTCTAGCACAGCGGTTATTAATAGCCTTTCTACATTTTCTAGCATCGGAGAAACTTATGGGCGTGTGGAGGGAGATGGAGCAGACTGCTGTCAGCTGTGGTCAggtacagttgtgtgtgtgtgtgtgtgtgtgtgtgtgtgtgtgtgtgtgtgtgtgtgtaaggtgaAGGAGTATTGAATTGGCCAAACCCTCCCGTGGGTGTATAGGCCAAGGTGaacgagctggaggaggagatgatgcaGCTGCAGCCCGACATAGTAGATGTGCAGCGGCAGCCGTGGAGGAGTGGAGAGGCTCTGGACACGCTGTAAGTCTGTAGCAAACTCAACAGTCAAGTAAAACAAGCAAAAGCAACAGGTTGTTGATCTTGAACCATTCTCTCTTCTTTGCCCTTTTTCGGTCCTCAGTGAAGGAAAAGCCATGGAGCTGTTCCGCAAACTCCGGGAGAAACCCAGAGGTTTGGCTGGCACTCGTCCCTTCCCCTCTGGCCTAATGCTCAGTGCCTTGGTGCTTCCCTGCAGAAAATAAAGCTGGCTGCTCTTTTCCTTTGACTGCTCAGACCAGAGGCTCCCAGGGGACAGTCAGGAGGTGGTGCGCCTGGTCCTTCAGGCCGTGCAGTTCTACGAGAGGAAACTCCGAGACTTCTACACACACCTGAGGTACTTGTTTGCAAATGGATTGCTTGGATAACTATTTCAACATCACATAGAGATGGGATTGTTTTCCAGTCTTCCAAAGAACAGGAGAACAAATTAAACGGTTCGGGAACCAAATCCTGAGACGAGTGGACACGCgtgtttttgaaatgtattctgcAATTTTATGTGGAAGCTGACATACTGTATTTGCTTAATTAAAGGCAGTATTGGTAAAGATTTGAATGTAGCATACAACAACATAGACAGGATCGCCGCTTCCTGATCAAAActtattttctccccccccacccttacGGGTTGGGTGTGTAATGCAGTAAGACGGCGGTGTGCCGTCAGCGCGTGATGGAGCTGCTGCCGAAGGTGGAGGGCATGGTGCAGAGCATGGTTGAGAGCGAGCAGGTCCTAATGAGTCTGCAGGAGAAACGACAGAGGGAGCTTTGGAACCTGCTCAAAGTGGCCTGTGTGAGAACAATTGACACAAATTCTCTCCAACTGTTACGCTTCTTCAGGAATTTCTTTATTGCATATtaatacaaattttaaaaatgattgtatcattgagatgtattttttttcattttgaaattgtgtgcttttatttatgaatgtttttatataaatatcaaacatgcttttcttcCTGTAAAAAAATAGGAGGACATGGGCTTCCAGAAGCTAGTAACAACCAAATTTAGAgcgataataaaataatttccgTCAATCTATCAAACTGCAATGTGAGCAGCAAACgatgtgtgtgtcactgtctgTATCTTCAACATGTTAAGCCCGCCCACTTTCTAGCGGTTCGATGAAATGCAACAGATTATATTCAAATCTCTTGTAGCCATCGAGTACCCCGTCTGGCTGAGGGATACGTACCAGTGCAGTGAATTTTCGTACGCTGCTTTTTGTGTTCACCTACGAGGTCCTCAAGGATGATCTGGTCTTGTCTTGTGCAGAGTAAGGTTCGCAGTCCAGTGAGTGGGAGTCCTGATGGATTACCGACCCCCACTTCTGTGCCGCCTCTGCTGACCCCAAGACACAGCTTGCAGCAAttgtgagtacacacacacacacacacacacacagacacacagacacacagtgaggtCCCTTATTTGGACATTCAAAAGTTATATATCACGtataaaatgacatgtaattgcTACACCGTTTGCCTTAATTTTCATGTAAATACCCACAAATTGAAGTTGAAAGTTTGCACAAAGCACATCTTGGTTGTTCCATTTCAAATCCATTGTGGTTGTTTACAGAGCCAAAATTATGAAAATTgtactgtacatacatacacacatagagagaaatatatatatatatatatatatatacacacacacatgtatgtatgtgtatcaTCTTTTGATTCTATTTTTCTAAGGAGTACAGAAAGGAGACACATCTCTGGGTGTTTTCACCACTCTGTGTATGTCAGATATCTGCCTGCAACTCAAATCCAAACTGTAGACGTTTTTCTTACTTCAGCTTCCCTGAGCGTTGCTCAGTACTTTTCATCACCCCCGGATCCTTTCGGGAGTAAAAGGCACGACTCCTGTGTATCCGCAGATAAGCTAGGATCTGCTTTGTGAATCTGCATGAATCCCTCTGTGTGTCCATAGTGACGAGTCTCtggtggaggagagcaggaCCTTCGAGGGCAGGCTCCAGAGTCTGCTGCACGGCACCATCCAGGACTCACAGAGCAGTATGGAGGTACTcgctgttgtgttgtttatgATCATTTGAAAAGGTTTTCTGTGCAACGAATGAGTGATTAAAAGAGCGgcgctttgtgtttttgtcacagGTGTTGAGGGAGTGGACGTGGCTGCACGGCGGGCAGAATTTCTCCAGCGACCTCTCCTGAGTTGGGGTTCTTTGCTCACATGCGGTACTCTACTGCCCCTGTCTGGATGGGATGTCAGACTACAGGCGCTGCTGTAGCTGCTGGCATATATTTGCTTAATGTGATTAAGGAGTTGGTAAACCCACTCAGGACTCTGAACTAGAAGCAGAAAATGAAGCGAGCGCTTTGTGTCACTGATAGCATCAGGGGGGACCTATTTAAGCCGGATCTTATACATTTTAACAAAGCATGAAATATGTTTTGGGGGTAAAGTTGCCCTTCTTATTGCACAGAGGAGCCACTTCATTGGcatcacatgaaataaaacatttcatagAATCCCAGTCCCATGCCACGACCCACACTCCTGCAGTGTGCCAGTAGGCTCATTAGAACAGATGGCAGACATGGAGAACTACTTTAAttctctcattctttttttttacatttgtttcaccATAAGTGGTTAACTTGAATCAGGAAAATGtggatattttatattaaatattaaaacaaaaatataaggATGTGCCTTGAACCGTACTATGGGCCTATATGGAAATATGTATGCAGTCACTGGTGCTGTATTTTAATTGCAGATGTTGTTCTTAGTAAGAAATAATTGAATAACAAGGGTGATGTTTATGACTAAAATATTCATAAGGGATATAGTCATAAATCTAAACATATGGATAATAGCGTGCAGTCCTGTATTTCTGTAATATTTTAACTGTTGTGATACTTGTGATGTTGAAGCCATCCTGAGAGGTTGGGTTTATTGTGTCTTACACTTGGCTTGGTCCATAATGCTGATTAATAATGGTTTTGCAAAAAAGTATGCATTTGAGAAAATAGTCAACTTCATGGATTGTGGCAAAACTGTTACCTGTTTCGTTTAACTCCACCACTGGACTACAGTATGTAGATCTTATGAAGTAATGACAGGTGCTACATACGTCAAGTATTTGTAATTCCATGTCTATTTGGGTGTAAAAAAATGTTGAGTAGTATATGTTGAACAGTATTTTACTTTAGTAAACTttaaaaatttttttaaaaaaaacactacataGCGTTAAATATTCTTTATTTCAAATCAGTTTGCGGGCCTAATAGTTGACTAACTCTCTTACACAAAGCACAGCACAGATTTAGCAAAATGTAGTGGTAAAGGTCCAAAAGCTACACAACACAGAGAGGGAACCGTCTCCAATTTCTGTCAACCTTTTTGCCAAAAAGACCTGAAAGTGAGGTCAAACAGTGGAATCACAGAGCACTAGATCCCAGAAGGATCTATTTTCTGCCTCATTTTCTCCAACTTTTATTGCATCTTGTTGTGCGACATGTGAAAGAAAACTGTCTCTATCCTCGAAAGCATGCAGCAAAACCACAACAAATTGAAAGCAGCTTCCTATAATAATCTAAAAAGTTCACCTGGACGAAAACATTCGGACCACACAGCCCAAAATGAAAAGGTGCTTAACGTCTTATTTCAGTAAGAAAACAGATTACTTTAGATTTAAAATGAACCCTCACAACAATATTGCTTGGTTCTTTCAAAACTACAGCACTGGAGGGTTTGAAGACTGGCTTTGGGTTCAAGGGATAaggcaaaagtgtgtgtgtgtcggggtctctgagtggctgtgtgtgtgtgttcacattcGGTACCCCGTGTTTCCTCCACTGTCTCCGGCTGACCTCCCTACGCCTCCAGCTCAAAGCCCAAGCCCACTTTGTGCCCGCCGCCGTTGACGTTTTTCCCATCGAGCAGACCAGAGAGGGTGAGCTTCACTCctgttgcgggggggggggggggggggggtcacatttaTGTATCAGGTAGCGCCTTTTGCTCTTTGTGTCATTACAAAAACAATAGACTCACCTGGCCTGAGGTTCTGTGTGTAGCCAACTCCAACGAGGCAGGCGTTGTTGACTTTGGCCTGTGAGGGGAAACAAAACCCCGCGGCCGGGTGAGACAATGGGGAggaaatcgggggggggggggggaggggaggggggtggcatGTTAGCCAGGAAGAATCCTACCGGCTCTGCGGTTCATCGGACCTTTCCTCGTGCACTACGTAGTCTCACAGACTGACATGCTGTATTTTAATAATGAAATGCATTGCAGTGGTGGTTTGGGATGACTGCTTACAGACAGCGAGGCGTCCTTGTCCAGCTGGTATTTGGCTCCGATTCCAAAGCGGGTGTTGTTGCTGCCGGCCGTCCAGGCCAAGTGGACCGCTGTCTCCAAGTTGCTGTTCACCTTCTGGTAAACGGAGCCCGCAAACTCGGTGCCGTCGTTGCTGAAACACAAAAAGGTGGCGCTCAGAACTTCCTCTCTCCATGCTGCCGGTTTCACATGAGTCACCTCAAGCGCCACGACTCACACGTTGGTGTGAAGCTGGAAGTCACCGGCTTTGTATCCGAGGGCAAAGTTGTTCTGGGTCAGTTTGGATTTGGCCGTGTCAAAAGCCAACTGGTAGCCTGCCAGCCAGCCCTCGTAGCCCAGCACGGCGGCGGCGTGGGCGGTGGGACCAGCCACGTCGAACTCCAGGTCACAGCCCACATTCACAAAGTCCTGTTTGTAGGCAGACTTCAGCTTGGCACTCTTCTTGCTACAGAAAGAATATAACAAAGGAAGTCATGTTTTATTATAGACGTCCTCATGTATTGACTAATTTAATAAAGACGTTGAAAAGCCTCAAAATGAACAGGACTGTTCTTACCCAGTGTTGGGCACAAAGGAGGCGTCCAGACCGAGCTTCAAGCCCAAAGCCAGCTACAGATAGTAAGACACAGAGGCCATTGGGGATGAATGATCTATCTGAAAGTGTATGTATTGATGCGTTACACGTGGTGACATTTGACTGCACCTGGTCCTCCATGGTGATCTCTGTGCTGAGAGTGTTGTCTGTGTTCCATTTCTGGTTGAAGTTGAGACCAAGCGCCTTCATTTTGTACTTGGTCTCCAGTTGGCCTCCCGACTTCCCCGTGTCGGTGTTGTTGGAGCCAGAGGTGGAAAACTCCTgcaagggaggagagggggatggggatgggggggaagaTACGCATAAAGACAGATTAGAGCTCAACTACAGCAGCTAGAAGCAAGACGGGGGAGGAAAAATagagggagaaaagaataaGGAGGGTGGGGGAAACGAGCCCCACCTCCAACGCACAATCTACTCTCGGATTTACACGGctggttatttaaaaagacaaactcCCCATTCTAAGATGGATGAATGAGTTGGAGAACCCAGGGGTGACTATGAGGGAGGATTGGGCTGCAGCAGGCGGAGCTACCGCTGCAAAGGAAGCACTAGGCAGGAAGCCTGCGTGTCGTACTCACAATGCAAAGTACCACtggcctgtgtgtgcgcgcacacacacacacacgcacacgcacgcactcttACCATCTGGCAGGAACATCCAAAGAAGAAGCAGGGGAAAATAAATCAGAGAAAAGAGATAGTTAGGGAGAATTAAACAGTCGACATGCGTGAAAATGGAAGGTCCAAACGTGACACCAAAGGAAGTCATTTACGTTtgagtttttgttcttttgagttgaGAGGGATGTGTGAATGTGCACTGTGGTTTTACCAATTTATAGgaacgcagacacacaacacatggAGCAAACTAACGTTCCACTTTATTCCTTCAGACACGAACATGTTGTTTCATAATCTTTGGCAGATGATGCCAATGTGCTGCCTGTGCAGATTACTCTGACTTCACATCAGGCAGCAAACACACTTCGCCCTGAGGCGCTGCAAAGGCAATCATTACGGTGCGTCACTGAAACTCAAACACATTGCGCTGACAGAGACAACGGCAGTACTCACAACACCACTCTGGGACTTGGTCTTAATGTCCAGCTTGAGAACTCCATATCCTTGGAAAGAACAGGAAGTTCAAATCAAAAAGCATCATAGTTGTGCATAGttaagcagctgcagcaggagtaAAGTGACCAACAAGTCCAGCTTTAGGACAGCTTCGTCCAAAATGGTTGCAAACAAATAACCGCATTATGTCatgcatattattattattattattgttggtaAGTTACCGAAGCCCTTGTTGAAGATGTCCTTGGCAGCCTTCCCTAAGTCGGAGTATGCAGGAGGAACGGCCATTGTGCCTGAGGGGGGGATAGACAAGCAGGTTATGAAAAAAGCatacgcaacaacaacaaaaaacacacaactattTCAAGAAATAGTCCAGCAATTATTTCACGCGCTTCCATAAAGCAGGAGGACGCAGGTCTGAGGCTGAAGATGGAGGAATACGAGCAGCTCCTCGTGGGAAGAACAGTCCTCGCTATACAGGACATCAGCCTCATTTGGGTACACTCACCATCTGGTGGGGGGGAAAGGGGTGGAGGATTTCCAGCGCCCTCTTCCATGTGACCCTATTGATGTGCCCGGCTGCGACCCATTAACAAGCAGCCAATGTTGCTGAACTAATGCACCCGATTGTCTGAGAGGAAGGGACTCCAAATAAGCATtaacaaatattgttttaaaaagatcACACAGCCATCCAGCTGTTTTTCCAACATGAACAACTCTCCATTCCTGTATatactgtgtgttttgtttccaaaTGCCAATGCAAGAGCGCTAACCTAAGCAGCAGCGACTTGGAACTGTCATCAGGGTCCCCCGGCtcagagtatgtgtgtgtgtgtgtgtgtgtgaagaagacCTTTGGAACAAGGTTGCTCAGCAGGAACATTTAGAATTTCTTACTACTCAAAGCTGCTTTAAGTGACTCTGAATGCTCTGTGCTTTTGTCCCTCCACTAATAATCACCAATCAAATCCTTCTCATTGTTTCTGCAGAGGAGGGACCCTGGGACCTCAGTTACCTTCGCTGCATTCTTGCGCTGGAATtgacacacgcacatgcaaatCTGGCCCTCACAAGATCCCTGTTACTGCGGCCAAAGCTCAATCCAGGTCCCGGGTGATGCATGGTATGTCCCTCTCTGCACCCCCCTTGCCACTCACCATGTCCCTTGGGAACGCGCTGCTGACATGTCCCACAGTGGCCTTTGTTCACCACCCGCTTGCCTTTCCCTGCCTCGCCTGGCGGTACCTCGCACACTGCTCCTTTCTCTGCCATGTCTCCTCGGGGAACAGGAAACGCATGGAGGAACAACAGGAAAACTTTTGGCAAGAAGTCCGGTGCTGTGCACAATATGTGGGCTTGCCTGGGAACTGACTGAGCTTATTAGCATGTTCCCGCAATTAGCATGTGTGCCCAGGCCAGCAGGGGATGGACGGGTTGAGGGTAGAAAACATGATAtggtgaaataaatagaaaccaCTCATTCATAGAAGCAGCCCATTCCACCAACACAAGTCCCATTTGATGTTGTCCATAATCGTGCAGCCCTACGGGTACTTTACATCTCAGAAGACACTGGATGACCAACATTTTTTATGGCCTTAAAGATCTCTATTTCTCTCATACAAACCCCTGACAGTGAATCACGGTGTTTGTCGTGTGGTCCTGTCCGTCTCCGCTGCAACCCGCTCACCTTGTCTGCCTGTTTCTCTCCTGGTAAGCATGCAGCTCTAAATTTAGCCCAGGTGAACCCGACACTGCAACACACGTGactggggctggggggggtgtCTGCATGTGCCCACCTCCAGGTTCAACCTATTGGATCCTGTATGACACTTGCCACACATCTCAACGGCCTTGACTCAAAGGTCAAAATGACAGCCACAATCACAAAGATGGAGACAAATAATATTTTCAGAGCAGTAGGAAGTGTGATATTAGTCCATGTTAATCTCACAGTGATGATAGTTGTATGTGCTAGTAGTCATTTTGTATAACTTGTGTCCAAAAAATCTCTTTGATGTCATCACACATATAGATAGGATTAGGGAAACAAGACCCACCATCTACTCTCGGATTTACACGGCTGGTTATTTAAAAGACAAACTCCCCATTCTAAGATGGTAAATGAGTTGGAGAACCACAGGGGTGACTATGAGGGCGGAGCTACCGCTGCAAAGGAAGCACTAGGCAGGAAGCCTGTGTGTCGTGGGTCCTGTTTctcgtacgtggttcaactaagtcgatcagatgtcccattatccagctcaaattaacgagatgattgacatcaggcTATCTCTGATTCGGACTCAAACTGTCTTGTTAGTTTGCaccaggggggtattgcacaaaagtagaaaagAAATCCAGGCTAAGTGATTAAGtgccgcttgacttagtgtgacctgctcgTCACGGCTtcatcggttgcacgtttgccgagtcgcgctgagaaggaggcgctaagtCGATCCAGGTGTGCATGGCTGagataagtgcacgtccacggaCATTTATGATTGTTTCACGTctttgttttattgctgtatcggtgttcatgtgctaaatgcgCTGGTTTTAGtgcaaagtgtctttgagtagcaacatgtaaagcactataaaatgtatgattatttagcctatactttgccttaaaagggaacaaagggaatcaatgttcctctggaaactTACACTAAAGactaccgtaaatcctcaaatagtggctggggcttttatttacataggctggacagcgcaccggcctgtatttggggcaggcctttatttattacttacttaccggtatcttctgttatagaattttattatttaaataaaataatgggcataattacagtaggctaatatcattcattgcatatgcatGCAGCACTtgctgcaaccatttaccgataggctgccggtagaatgaaaccggtagacctagagctaatcaactttctggagactaagcatttagaaatgaatcagtaataaaccatagtgtgtgtcagtcttaggtttatcgcgtatagcactttatttgcagtgtcctcctcgtcgttctcctcatcctgggctacttgcgtgcggttctcctccccccgctgcgccagcgcatccctaccagcagcgcatggctgtcccgctttgaagcaatggatgagatcactaattgaatcccggtctttatttgaggatttacggtcaTTTCAAACCTGTATTCACAATGCAagaatgttttacaatatgcacaaatctctagaatatatttctaaaataatgtgtacagaacaaacaagacaggagaagatcctggcaacaggtcaagatagAATTATTTTGCATGGTTGGCGAGTGccttaaaagtttgcaaatggtgtagatattacttacaagatgcctgctcccatattttatttaaactgatTTTAGCAGTTAAAAAGGCTAATTTGTCTGgcactggagggggggaggtgccAGCACCATGTAGGCTTCACCACAGCTTAGGAATCTGctcttgttttaaaccaaagaagACCTGGGAGGGACAACTACGGACtgatccacctgcagaaactgtCCTCTTCATTTTAAAGTACGGCACATTAAAccaatcacccatttatacacatatgtggaaatcctctttggtgtaacacattcttctgtggccatgAAGGTACTAAAGATGTGTGCTAAGGACTTcactgccaaacacacacttgacaGCACGGCAGCCCGTCTCATtatcagcgcttcttcatccaacacgtgcttcagaaatgggcatcatggtgcaggaagaaacacgtGAAGTTTCGCCCACCCTAATCCCGCCCCGCCCAGGCGGTCGGTCCGCATAATACACCCCGGGTagttcgacgtgcttattatccGGTGGACCTTCTTACGGTCCGtgaaatattgtctgacatAAAAACGGTCCGTGAGGTAAATGTTTCGGACCACCGAtctaaacatctgcaaaagtagagtttaaaaccaaactgatgagagcaatagtgacaagtgatgcatgttaataaaaataaatcagaacgcattcaaattaaaagcaaacTGATTAAAACCGTACAGGTTTACACTCACTGCACTGTATTAGCCACACCTGTTCAAATGCTTGTTAACACAAATtgctaatcagccaatcagatggCCCAACTTAATACATTTAGGCACGTAGACATGGTGAAGACTACTTGCTGAGGCTCGAAACGAGAACGAAAATACCTTGTTGATGCAAGAGATCAGAGCTGAATGAGGGTTCGAGAAGAaacagtaactcaaataggCAATCGTTACAACAACCAAGGAATGCAGAACACCATCCCTGAACGCACAACACGTGGGACCTTGAagaagatgggctacagcagccaAAGACCACAGCTAAGAACAGAAACGACTACTATTCGCACaggctcaccaaaattggacaaagGAAGGACGTTGAAAAACGCCTGGTCTGAAGAGTCTCGAGATCAGCTGCTGTAAAGTTGGGTCACAGTTTGACATAAATCCACCCTGTTCAGACAGAGTTCACTGTACTCCAATGGCCTCCACAGTCACCGCAtgtcaatccaatagagcacctTTGGGAAGAATTAAGGCCGTTCTAAAGGCAAAACGGGGGTCCAACCTTTTGCTAGCAAGGTTTATCTGATAAAGTGGTCGGTGAGCATAATTTTAGCTTGGGTCAAATGTTAAAGAATCACCCACTGGTTGTATTTGTGAAGCTGAGTGGTGGACGTTTTTATTGAATGTAGTATTCCAAACAACCTGATTATTCACGTCCCACATGTAGCAATGAATTGGACATGTATTTAGTACATGAAGAACGGCGAGGATTCAACATGGGACGAACCCTGATAACGAGCATGCTGAACTTAAACCAACTGTTAAATGGTGTAAACAGGCAGTTACACAACACTGGACCGTGAGATAAAGGTTAAACCAGAGGCATGTGGCTGTGAGATAAGGTCGACTGAAGTCAAGTTACACAAAGGCAATTTATAGCTCCAGGAGCATGAGGTAAGGATGCACGTGTTCCACGTGGTCCACTCAATCACCCTGTGCACGGCAACGCTCCGATTGATGTGCGTGGGCACTTGATGACCGGTTTGTTTTGGGCGTCTCTGGATAGACTGTGACCAATGACATGATAGCATTTTAAAAACTCTTCCACTTACTCCCATAACCGGACCCTGGGGTTTATTATGCCTGATATTTCCATCGATATAGCCGTAGTGGGCAACAGATAAGGGTCCCTGTTAAGTAGCTGTGGACTTTGTGCTTCTTTATCAGGTTAAAAtggtgaaataaaatgcaacagTGGACGAGTATTCAAACGGAGCAGATGCGTCCACTTCTGGTTTAAATAGTGCGGTATGTGCGCGCGTGATTTGTTTGTACAAttaaaactttatttaaacacTAGCAATAAGGCAAACATTACACCTTAACACCTACAGTGGTGCCCCACATACCGTCTCTCC includes:
- the vdac3 gene encoding voltage-dependent anion-selective channel protein 3 isoform X1, translating into MAEKGAVCEVPPGEAGKGKRVVNKGHCGTCQQRVPKGHGTMAVPPAYSDLGKAAKDIFNKGFGYGVLKLDIKTKSQSGVEFSTSGSNNTDTGKSGGQLETKYKMKALGLNFNQKWNTDNTLSTEITMEDQLALGLKLGLDASFVPNTGKKSAKLKSAYKQDFVNVGCDLEFDVAGPTAHAAAVLGYEGWLAGYQLAFDTAKSKLTQNNFALGYKAGDFQLHTNVNDGTEFAGSVYQKVNSNLETAVHLAWTAGSNNTRFGIGAKYQLDKDASLSAKVNNACLVGVGYTQNLRPGVKLTLSGLLDGKNVNGGGHKVGLGFELEA
- the vdac3 gene encoding voltage-dependent anion-selective channel protein 3 isoform X2 — translated: MAVPPAYSDLGKAAKDIFNKGFGYGVLKLDIKTKSQSGVEFSTSGSNNTDTGKSGGQLETKYKMKALGLNFNQKWNTDNTLSTEITMEDQLALGLKLGLDASFVPNTGKKSAKLKSAYKQDFVNVGCDLEFDVAGPTAHAAAVLGYEGWLAGYQLAFDTAKSKLTQNNFALGYKAGDFQLHTNVNDGTEFAGSVYQKVNSNLETAVHLAWTAGSNNTRFGIGAKYQLDKDASLSAKVNNACLVGVGYTQNLRPGVKLTLSGLLDGKNVNGGGHKVGLGFELEA